The Urbifossiella limnaea genome has a window encoding:
- a CDS encoding DNA polymerase, which translates to MEVLACYREVWCADFEFRAPAGHRPEPLCVCARELRTGRAVRHWLTDDPPAVSPYPTDPGALFVAYYASAELGCHLALGWPLPARVLDLFAEFRNLTNGRPPTHGSGLLGALAFFGLDALDGAEKDGMRELAMRPGGHTATERAALLDYCASDADALARLLPRMARGLDLPRALLRGRYMAAAARMEWAGVPIDAAALAGLRGRWDAIKARLVRAVDRDYGVYVPAGRRPLDPATRFGGAVLAAAREWELDPTELAEAAEYVHRVEKAAAAPRLEAVRAARQSTGLTEARVGKLIDGGKDYLDVPGFDVSARELAGMYPDLGIGGGYDPDGVDDDYGPKLWEVLAEPDPVTPPRHDPATLRRAAGLVGPAGVPTTYAGPLTFSAARWGEYLTRAGIPWPRLPSGALALDDDTFREMAKAYPDRLGPMRELRHTLGMMRLHELAVGPDGRNRCLLSAFRSRTGRNQPSNSAFVFGPSVWLRALIRPAPGRAVAYVDWSQQELAIAAALSRDPGMMEAYTSGDFYLTFAKMAGAVPAMATKRTHGRERDRFKVVALGVLYGLGADGLARKLGEPPLRGRELLDMHRRAFRRFWDWSDTVEERAILTGRLRTAFGWSIRVGADANPRSLRNWPMQASGAEMMRLAACLATERGVGVCCPVHDAFLVEAAADGIEAETDRMRTAMREASELVLPGFPLGTDAKIVRHPDRFTDPRGERMWRTVSGILAELEAADDFATPGADATPPPAPALHPPSLVSVSGGIHPWEGAADGW; encoded by the coding sequence GTGGAGGTGCTCGCCTGTTACCGGGAGGTGTGGTGCGCGGACTTCGAGTTCCGCGCCCCCGCCGGCCACCGCCCGGAGCCGCTGTGCGTCTGCGCCCGGGAGCTCCGGACCGGGCGGGCGGTCCGCCACTGGCTCACCGACGACCCGCCCGCCGTCTCGCCGTACCCGACCGACCCGGGGGCGCTGTTCGTGGCGTACTACGCCAGCGCCGAGCTCGGGTGTCACCTCGCCCTGGGGTGGCCGCTCCCGGCCCGGGTGCTCGACCTGTTCGCGGAGTTCCGGAACCTGACGAACGGCCGCCCGCCGACCCACGGGAGCGGGCTGCTCGGGGCGCTGGCGTTCTTCGGGCTCGACGCGCTCGACGGGGCGGAGAAGGACGGGATGCGGGAACTCGCCATGCGACCGGGCGGGCACACCGCCACCGAGCGGGCCGCGCTCCTCGACTACTGCGCGTCCGACGCCGACGCACTCGCCCGGCTGCTCCCGCGGATGGCCCGGGGGCTCGACCTCCCCCGGGCGCTGCTCCGCGGCCGCTACATGGCCGCCGCCGCCCGGATGGAGTGGGCCGGGGTGCCGATCGACGCCGCCGCCCTCGCCGGGCTGCGGGGGCGGTGGGACGCGATCAAGGCCCGGCTGGTGCGGGCGGTGGACCGCGACTACGGGGTCTACGTCCCCGCCGGCCGCCGGCCGCTCGACCCCGCGACCCGGTTCGGCGGCGCGGTCCTCGCCGCTGCCAGGGAGTGGGAGCTCGACCCCACCGAACTGGCGGAGGCCGCCGAGTACGTCCACCGGGTCGAGAAGGCCGCGGCCGCCCCCCGGCTCGAGGCGGTCCGCGCCGCCCGGCAATCCACCGGGCTCACCGAGGCGCGGGTGGGGAAGCTGATTGACGGGGGCAAAGACTACCTGGACGTTCCCGGGTTCGACGTGTCGGCGCGGGAACTGGCCGGGATGTACCCCGACCTGGGAATCGGGGGCGGGTACGACCCGGACGGGGTGGACGACGACTACGGGCCGAAGCTCTGGGAGGTGCTGGCCGAACCCGACCCGGTGACGCCGCCGCGGCACGACCCCGCGACACTCCGCCGGGCCGCCGGGCTGGTCGGGCCGGCGGGCGTGCCGACCACCTACGCCGGGCCGCTGACGTTCTCAGCCGCCCGTTGGGGGGAGTACCTCACCCGCGCCGGCATCCCGTGGCCCCGGCTGCCGAGCGGCGCCCTCGCCCTGGACGACGACACGTTCCGGGAGATGGCGAAGGCCTACCCGGACCGGCTGGGGCCGATGCGGGAGCTGCGGCACACGCTCGGGATGATGCGGCTCCACGAACTGGCGGTCGGGCCGGACGGGCGGAACCGGTGCCTCCTGTCCGCGTTCCGGTCGCGGACCGGGCGGAACCAGCCGTCGAACTCCGCGTTCGTGTTCGGCCCGTCGGTGTGGCTCCGGGCGCTGATCCGGCCCGCGCCGGGTCGGGCGGTCGCGTACGTGGACTGGTCGCAGCAGGAGCTGGCCATCGCCGCCGCGCTGTCGCGTGACCCGGGGATGATGGAGGCCTATACGTCGGGGGACTTCTACCTGACGTTCGCGAAGATGGCCGGCGCGGTCCCGGCGATGGCTACCAAGCGCACCCACGGGCGGGAGCGCGACCGGTTCAAGGTGGTCGCGCTCGGGGTGCTGTACGGGCTCGGGGCGGACGGGCTGGCGAGGAAGCTCGGGGAGCCCCCGCTCCGGGGGCGGGAGCTCCTCGACATGCACCGCCGCGCCTTCCGCCGGTTCTGGGACTGGTCGGACACAGTCGAGGAGCGGGCGATCCTCACCGGCCGGCTGCGGACCGCGTTCGGGTGGTCGATCCGGGTCGGTGCGGACGCGAACCCGCGGAGCCTGCGGAACTGGCCGATGCAGGCGAGCGGGGCGGAAATGATGCGGCTGGCCGCCTGCCTCGCCACCGAGCGCGGCGTCGGTGTGTGCTGCCCGGTCCACGACGCATTTCTGGTCGAGGCCGCCGCCGACGGGATCGAGGCGGAGACGGACCGGATGCGGACCGCGATGCGGGAGGCGTCGGAGCTGGTGCTGCCCGGATTCCCGCTCGGGACCGACGCGAAGATCGTCCGCCACCCGGATCGGTTCACCGATCCGCGGGGCGAGCGCATGTGGCGGACCGTTTCCGGCATCCTGGCCGAGCTCGAGGCCGCGGACGACTTCGCCACCCCTGGCGCCGACGCCACCCCACCCCCCGCGCCGGCGCTACACCCGCCCAGTCTTGTTTCTGTGTCTGGTGGTATTCACCCCTGGGAGGGCGCGGCCGATGGGTGGTGA
- a CDS encoding zinc-binding dehydrogenase, whose product MKTTAAVLVELARPLELADLDVPALKPGQVLVEVAYSGVCHTQVGEARGHRGEDKFLPHCLGHEGSGIVRECGAGVTKVKPGDRAILSWIKGSGLDVPGCVYDWAGRKVNAGGITTFATYSVISENRLTVVPEGMSLRLAALVGCAVPTGAGVVFNTAQPRPGQSVVVFGAGGIGCCAVAAATLSGCTPVIAVDVNPDKLTLAKRLGASHTINGKTSDAVAEILKLCKGGVDFAIEATGVPAVMRQAMACVRSQGGTAVVVGNARFGSTLDLDPRELNQGKRLFGTWGGDNVPDRDYPRYCKLLAAGRLDLEPLMTGGYGLADVNRALDDLEHGAAHRPILEIGAAASAAKAA is encoded by the coding sequence ATGAAGACGACCGCCGCCGTTCTCGTCGAACTCGCCCGCCCGCTGGAACTCGCCGACCTCGACGTGCCGGCGCTCAAGCCGGGTCAGGTGCTCGTCGAGGTGGCGTACAGTGGCGTGTGCCACACCCAGGTCGGCGAGGCCCGCGGCCACCGCGGCGAGGACAAATTCCTGCCGCACTGCCTCGGCCACGAGGGAAGCGGCATCGTCCGCGAGTGCGGCGCCGGCGTCACCAAGGTGAAGCCCGGCGACCGCGCCATCCTGTCGTGGATCAAGGGCTCGGGCCTCGACGTGCCTGGTTGCGTGTACGACTGGGCTGGCCGCAAGGTGAACGCCGGCGGCATCACCACCTTCGCCACGTACTCCGTCATCAGCGAGAACCGGCTGACCGTCGTGCCCGAGGGGATGTCGCTGCGGCTGGCGGCGCTAGTCGGCTGTGCCGTGCCCACCGGGGCCGGCGTCGTGTTCAACACCGCCCAGCCGCGGCCGGGGCAGAGCGTCGTCGTCTTCGGCGCTGGTGGCATCGGCTGCTGCGCCGTAGCCGCGGCGACGCTGTCCGGGTGTACGCCGGTCATCGCCGTGGACGTGAACCCCGACAAGCTGACCCTGGCGAAGCGGCTCGGGGCGTCACACACGATCAACGGCAAGACGAGCGACGCGGTGGCGGAAATCCTCAAGCTGTGCAAGGGCGGTGTCGATTTCGCCATCGAGGCCACTGGCGTTCCCGCGGTGATGCGGCAGGCGATGGCGTGCGTGCGGTCGCAGGGCGGCACGGCGGTGGTCGTCGGCAACGCCCGCTTCGGCAGCACGCTCGACCTCGACCCGCGCGAGCTGAACCAGGGGAAGCGGCTGTTCGGCACCTGGGGCGGCGACAACGTGCCCGACCGCGACTACCCGCGCTACTGCAAGCTGCTGGCCGCCGGCCGGCTCGACCTCGAGCCGCTGATGACCGGTGGTTACGGCCTGGCCGACGTGAACCGCGCGCTCGACGACCTGGAGCACGGCGCGGCGCACCGGCCGATCCTGGAGATCGGCGCCGCCGCGAGTGCGGCGAAGGCCGCGTAA
- a CDS encoding GDP-mannose 4,6-dehydratase yields MSKVVVLGANSFSGQDFVDLLLDDPAYTVVGVSRSPERSSLALRYKLRKDLSKYRYHALDMNRDMGKILSMLDEEKPDAIVNFAAQSEVAPSWDHPEHWFQTNTVALSYLVNHLRKQKYLKRYVHISSPEAYGTCVGRVTEESPLNPSTPYAASKAAADYLLKTYAKQYGFPLLTVRATNVYGARQQLFKIIPRSAIYVKLGRTIELHGGGRAVKSYIHIRDVSHGEKAILERGRVGELYHISPDEGVAVRDVVGTICARLGKRFEDATRTVDERPGQDAAYVIDAAKIRAELGWKQTISLDEGLGEVVQWVNDYWPEIQSQTLEYRHAA; encoded by the coding sequence ATGAGCAAGGTCGTCGTCCTCGGCGCGAATTCGTTCTCCGGGCAGGACTTCGTGGACCTGCTGCTGGACGACCCGGCCTACACCGTGGTCGGCGTCAGCCGGTCGCCGGAGCGGTCGAGCCTGGCCCTGCGGTACAAGCTGCGGAAGGACCTGTCGAAGTACCGCTACCACGCGCTCGACATGAACCGCGACATGGGCAAGATCCTCTCCATGCTGGACGAGGAGAAGCCCGACGCGATCGTGAACTTCGCCGCCCAGAGCGAGGTGGCCCCGAGCTGGGACCACCCCGAGCACTGGTTCCAGACGAACACGGTGGCGCTGTCGTACCTCGTGAACCACCTGCGGAAGCAGAAGTACCTCAAGCGGTACGTCCACATCTCGTCGCCGGAGGCCTACGGGACGTGCGTGGGGCGCGTGACGGAAGAGTCGCCGCTGAACCCGAGCACGCCCTACGCGGCGTCGAAGGCCGCGGCCGACTACCTGCTGAAAACCTACGCCAAGCAGTACGGCTTCCCGCTGCTGACCGTGCGGGCGACGAACGTGTACGGCGCCCGCCAGCAGCTGTTCAAGATCATCCCGCGGTCGGCGATTTACGTGAAGCTGGGTCGCACGATCGAGCTGCACGGCGGCGGCCGGGCGGTGAAGTCGTACATCCACATCCGCGACGTGTCGCACGGCGAGAAGGCGATCCTGGAGCGCGGCCGCGTCGGCGAGCTGTACCACATCTCGCCGGACGAGGGCGTGGCGGTGCGCGACGTGGTGGGCACGATCTGCGCCCGCCTGGGCAAGCGTTTCGAGGACGCGACCCGCACCGTGGACGAGCGCCCCGGCCAGGACGCGGCCTACGTGATCGACGCGGCGAAGATTCGCGCCGAGCTCGGCTGGAAGCAGACGATTTCGCTGGACGAGGGGCTCGGCGAGGTGGTGCAGTGGGTGAACGACTACTGGCCCGAGATTCAGAGCCAGACGCTCGAATACCGCCACGCGGCCTGA
- a CDS encoding DUF1501 domain-containing protein, translating into MPTAATRRDFLRLGAGAVALGIPNTAAASAARGNSVILVNLTGGLSHLDSLDPKPDAPAEVRGEFGTIATTVPGLRFCEHLPLLASRMRQFALVRSLSHRENGHLPGTHRLLTGATMPNQRGSDLDNILSRRDWPCYAAALNQIRPRHDGVPNGVTLPHSLIEGPLTWPGQHAGFLGPTHDPMLVTQDPSRPTFRMDAFTPAAGLDPDRVEGRRSLLEQIESGGTGDPTFRDHQRRAFEMLTSDRVAGAFRLDREPERVRDRYGRTMFGQSLLLARRLVQAGVPVVQANMGIVQNWDTHVDNWGRLKSRLLPWLDRALTALVDDLEGSGLLDRTFVACLGEFGRTPKVSTLPGESIPGRDHWASVYSGLFAGAGVVGGRVIGRSDKTGAFPTSTAYTPFDVGATIYQALGVAPDSEIRDPQNRPNKVNGGDPMAVLFQN; encoded by the coding sequence ATGCCCACCGCGGCCACCCGTCGAGACTTCCTCCGCCTCGGGGCTGGTGCCGTCGCCCTCGGCATCCCGAACACGGCCGCTGCTTCCGCCGCGCGTGGCAACTCCGTCATCCTCGTCAACCTGACCGGCGGCCTCAGCCACCTCGACAGCCTCGACCCGAAGCCGGACGCGCCCGCCGAAGTCCGCGGCGAGTTCGGCACCATCGCCACCACCGTGCCGGGCCTGCGGTTCTGCGAGCACCTGCCGCTGCTGGCGTCGCGGATGCGGCAGTTCGCGCTCGTCCGGTCGCTGTCGCACCGCGAGAACGGCCACCTCCCCGGCACCCACCGGCTGCTCACCGGCGCGACCATGCCGAACCAGCGCGGCAGCGACCTGGACAACATCCTGTCGCGCCGCGACTGGCCGTGCTACGCCGCGGCGCTGAACCAGATTCGCCCCCGACACGACGGCGTCCCGAACGGCGTCACCCTGCCGCACTCGCTCATCGAGGGGCCGCTGACGTGGCCCGGCCAGCACGCCGGCTTCCTCGGCCCGACGCACGACCCAATGCTCGTGACGCAAGACCCGAGCCGGCCGACGTTCCGCATGGACGCCTTCACACCCGCCGCGGGGCTGGACCCGGACCGCGTCGAGGGGCGCCGCTCGCTGCTGGAGCAGATCGAGTCCGGCGGCACCGGCGACCCGACGTTCCGCGACCACCAGCGGCGGGCGTTTGAGATGCTGACCTCCGACCGCGTGGCAGGCGCCTTCCGCCTGGACCGCGAGCCGGAGCGCGTCCGCGACCGATACGGGCGGACAATGTTCGGCCAGTCGCTGCTGCTGGCCCGCCGGCTGGTGCAGGCCGGGGTGCCGGTGGTGCAGGCGAACATGGGCATCGTGCAGAACTGGGACACCCACGTCGACAACTGGGGCCGCCTGAAGTCGCGCCTGCTGCCGTGGCTCGACCGGGCACTGACGGCGCTCGTGGATGACCTCGAAGGCTCGGGCCTGCTCGACCGCACGTTCGTGGCGTGCCTCGGCGAGTTCGGGCGGACGCCGAAGGTGAGCACGCTGCCGGGTGAGTCGATCCCCGGCCGCGACCACTGGGCGTCGGTGTACTCGGGCCTGTTCGCCGGGGCCGGCGTCGTGGGCGGCCGCGTGATCGGCCGCTCGGACAAGACGGGGGCGTTCCCGACGAGCACGGCGTACACCCCGTTCGACGTAGGGGCGACGATCTACCAGGCTCTCGGCGTGGCGCCCGACAGCGAAATCCGCGACCCGCAGAACCGCCCGAACAAGGTCAACGGCGGCGACCCGATGGCGGTGCTGTTCCAGAACTGA
- a CDS encoding aminoglycoside phosphotransferase family protein: protein MGGVDRQAVIALADAAGVGPATAVLPLAGGANNRVYRLDTATGPVLLKSYFRHPADPRDRLGAEWAFLRFAAAADVRWVPQPLAVDPPNGLALYEYVPGEGMHGTTAAERDVDVALAFYRALHAARNRVEAGNLPRASESCFSLDDHFATVARRVERLRSIPINGDTDTSAAAFVNTELVPAWRSVHTSARAQAAASGLYLDRPLDPADRCVSPSDFGFHNCLREPSGRLRFIDFEYAGWDDPAKLVCDFFCQPAVPAPTAAFDRFSSAVGAGFAEPLAFQARAALLLPVYRVKWVCIMLNEFLPVGGSRRAFAGSAAEHDARKAAQLGKARAALAAVVSSPVPLRKVA, encoded by the coding sequence ATGGGCGGCGTAGACCGGCAGGCCGTGATCGCGCTCGCGGACGCCGCCGGGGTCGGCCCGGCGACGGCCGTACTGCCGCTCGCGGGCGGGGCGAACAACCGCGTCTACCGCCTCGACACGGCGACCGGCCCGGTGCTGCTGAAGTCCTACTTCCGCCACCCGGCCGACCCGCGCGACCGGCTCGGGGCCGAGTGGGCGTTCCTCCGCTTCGCCGCCGCGGCCGACGTGCGCTGGGTGCCGCAACCACTCGCCGTCGACCCGCCGAACGGGCTCGCGCTGTACGAGTACGTGCCCGGGGAGGGGATGCACGGCACCACCGCCGCCGAGCGCGACGTGGACGTGGCTCTCGCGTTCTACCGCGCGCTGCATGCTGCTCGGAATCGCGTCGAGGCGGGGAACCTGCCGCGGGCGTCGGAGTCGTGCTTCAGCCTGGACGACCACTTCGCCACCGTCGCCCGCCGCGTCGAGCGGCTGCGCTCGATCCCGATCAACGGCGACACCGATACAAGCGCGGCGGCATTCGTGAACACCGAACTGGTCCCCGCGTGGCGATCCGTTCACACGTCCGCCCGCGCGCAGGCCGCGGCGAGCGGGCTGTACCTCGACCGGCCGCTCGACCCGGCCGACCGGTGCGTGTCGCCGTCGGACTTCGGGTTCCACAACTGCCTCCGCGAGCCGTCGGGCCGGCTCCGCTTCATCGACTTCGAGTACGCCGGGTGGGACGACCCGGCGAAGCTGGTGTGCGACTTCTTCTGCCAGCCGGCGGTGCCGGCCCCGACCGCGGCGTTCGACCGCTTCAGCTCCGCCGTGGGCGCCGGCTTCGCCGAGCCGCTGGCGTTCCAGGCCCGCGCCGCGCTCTTGCTGCCGGTGTACCGGGTGAAGTGGGTGTGCATCATGCTCAACGAGTTCCTGCCGGTTGGCGGGAGCCGGCGGGCGTTCGCCGGTTCGGCCGCGGAGCACGACGCTCGCAAGGCCGCCCAGCTCGGCAAGGCCCGCGCCGCCCTCGCGGCCGTCGTTTCCTCCCCTGTCCCGTTGCGGAAGGTCGCATGA
- a CDS encoding HAD family hydrolase, translating into MLVGLDFDNTIVCYDRLFHRLAVEQGLVPVSLPATKGAVRDHIRAIGREPEWTAMQGVGYGPRISDAEPFPGVKEFLRACRAAGVDVAIVSHKTKHPYLGPAYDLHAAAHTFLTTHGFYDTADTGLSPERVNLELTKQAKLDRIGALGCDVFVDDLPEFLGEPSFPAKPRKLLFDPADANADRSDYTRVTSWAAVTSFVLGGEVSRWAA; encoded by the coding sequence ATGCTCGTCGGGCTCGACTTCGACAACACGATCGTCTGCTACGACCGCCTGTTCCACCGGCTGGCCGTCGAGCAGGGGCTCGTCCCCGTGTCGCTGCCGGCCACGAAGGGCGCCGTCCGCGACCACATCCGCGCGATCGGCCGCGAGCCCGAGTGGACGGCGATGCAGGGCGTCGGCTACGGCCCCCGCATTTCGGACGCCGAGCCGTTCCCCGGCGTGAAAGAGTTTCTTCGTGCCTGCCGCGCCGCGGGCGTGGACGTGGCGATCGTCAGCCACAAGACGAAGCACCCGTACCTCGGCCCGGCTTACGACCTGCACGCCGCGGCGCACACGTTCTTGACCACGCACGGGTTCTACGACACCGCCGACACCGGGCTGTCACCGGAGCGGGTGAACCTCGAACTGACCAAGCAGGCGAAGCTCGACCGCATCGGCGCCCTCGGCTGCGACGTGTTCGTGGACGACCTCCCCGAGTTCCTCGGCGAGCCGTCGTTCCCTGCGAAGCCGCGGAAGCTGCTGTTCGACCCGGCCGACGCCAACGCCGACCGCAGCGACTACACGCGGGTGACCAGTTGGGCGGCCGTGACGTCGTTCGTTCTCGGCGGGGAGGTGAGCCGATGGGCGGCGTAG
- a CDS encoding RraA family protein: MTPVADATLVALRKYDTPTVCNVIELLEVRPRTAGYTDARIRAYYPTLPPMVGFASTATFRAAAPPRGGDTYMGLSRQVELLEKTPGPKVVVFQDLDDPPVAATFGEIMATTYQAFGCVGLVSSGGGRDIDQIEPLKFPCFTGCTIPSHGYTQIVDLGVPVRVGGVWIHPGDLLHGDRNGITTIPVELADLVAEGCAGFMDAEKVMLDYLRAGSVTSAGFNTARDEAKRQMNDMGVRLRARMKA; this comes from the coding sequence ATGACCCCCGTCGCCGACGCCACCCTCGTCGCCCTGCGGAAGTACGACACGCCGACCGTGTGCAACGTGATCGAGCTGCTGGAGGTCCGCCCGCGCACGGCCGGGTACACCGACGCCCGCATCCGCGCGTATTACCCCACGCTGCCGCCTATGGTCGGGTTCGCGTCCACGGCCACGTTCCGCGCCGCGGCCCCACCCCGCGGCGGCGACACCTACATGGGCCTGTCGCGCCAGGTCGAACTGTTGGAGAAGACGCCCGGCCCCAAAGTGGTCGTGTTTCAGGACCTGGACGACCCGCCCGTCGCGGCGACGTTCGGCGAGATCATGGCGACGACGTACCAGGCGTTCGGGTGCGTGGGGCTGGTGTCGAGCGGCGGCGGCCGCGACATCGACCAGATCGAGCCGCTGAAGTTCCCGTGCTTCACCGGCTGCACGATCCCGTCGCACGGCTACACCCAGATCGTGGACCTGGGCGTGCCGGTGCGCGTCGGCGGCGTGTGGATTCACCCCGGCGACCTGCTCCACGGCGACCGCAACGGCATCACGACGATCCCGGTCGAACTGGCGGACCTGGTGGCCGAGGGGTGCGCCGGCTTCATGGACGCCGAGAAGGTGATGCTCGACTACCTGCGGGCGGGGTCCGTGACGAGCGCGGGCTTCAACACGGCACGCGACGAGGCGAAGCGGCAGATGAACGACATGGGTGTGCGGCTGCGGGCACGGATGAAGGCGTGA
- a CDS encoding adenine nucleotide alpha hydrolase family protein: MATERAIRCGQARGQFTFTDPCPLRLRMWGEGWNVRYVPDDIRSRLYRDPAPEVLDLIDVATYVYAADRMVGRGSPADVRFGPNWRRRLCFRVPVRKPDLWGQPAVRQDLEAVLSFMSEDTYEFEFEHYSDPPAAQRYMVFTGPGADREPDEVVLFSGGLDSVAGAVREVVAERKSVALVGHRPSGAVAPRQAELIRLLSARAAHRPLLLPVRVNIRRGLGRESTQRSRTFLYASLGAAFAAALGRDRLRFYENGITSHNFPLAGSVVGARASRSTHPRVIAGLTRFFTRLIGRSFTVENPFQTFTKTGVVREILAAGCGETIRHTVSCSFPRRQRAGKPHCGVCSQCVDRRFAVLAAGAEAFDPEDGYRVPLVTGERAGAAPRTMLSVYVQTATRVETETPVGFFGRYGEAARSLRYLGAKPDAAAVGVLELYRDHAREVTRVVDAETARHAAALRRGELPPSCLVRLVCDATQAGSDRVAPAPEPPAGENMFRRSGRAWEARFAGGRRFVVLRSVGATYLHHLLSRPDVPIPAAELVCLESGEAGRIGLGDAGEVLDDEARRAYRDCHRERYEELAGERDEARRNNDSGRLEKAQHELEALAGELVTAGALGGRVRRACDDRDRLRKAVGNAIRRVVTEIGDDDKAFATHLSPPRLTCGASPCYRPGQPITWEL; this comes from the coding sequence ATGGCCACTGAGCGTGCGATCCGGTGCGGGCAGGCCCGCGGGCAATTCACCTTTACCGACCCCTGCCCCCTCCGCCTGCGGATGTGGGGGGAGGGGTGGAACGTCCGGTACGTCCCCGACGACATCCGGTCCCGGCTGTACCGCGACCCGGCGCCGGAGGTCCTCGACCTGATCGACGTGGCGACCTACGTCTACGCGGCCGACCGGATGGTCGGCCGGGGGAGCCCGGCCGACGTGCGGTTCGGGCCGAACTGGCGCCGCCGGTTGTGCTTCCGGGTCCCGGTCCGCAAACCCGACCTCTGGGGGCAGCCGGCCGTGCGGCAGGACCTGGAGGCGGTTCTGTCGTTCATGTCCGAGGACACCTACGAGTTCGAGTTCGAGCACTACTCCGACCCGCCGGCAGCGCAGCGGTACATGGTGTTCACCGGTCCGGGGGCCGACCGCGAGCCGGATGAGGTGGTGCTATTCTCCGGCGGGCTGGACTCCGTCGCCGGGGCGGTGCGGGAGGTGGTGGCGGAACGGAAGTCGGTCGCCCTCGTCGGGCACCGGCCGTCCGGGGCGGTCGCCCCCCGGCAGGCGGAACTGATCCGGCTGCTCTCCGCCCGGGCCGCTCATCGCCCGCTCCTGCTGCCGGTGCGAGTGAACATCCGCCGCGGGCTCGGGCGGGAATCGACCCAGCGGTCCCGGACGTTCCTATACGCTTCCCTCGGCGCGGCGTTCGCCGCGGCGCTCGGCCGGGACCGGCTGCGGTTCTACGAGAACGGCATCACCAGCCACAACTTTCCGCTCGCCGGGTCGGTGGTCGGGGCGCGGGCCAGCCGGAGCACGCACCCGCGGGTCATCGCCGGGCTCACCCGGTTCTTCACCCGGCTGATCGGGCGGTCGTTCACCGTCGAGAATCCGTTCCAGACGTTCACGAAGACGGGCGTCGTCCGGGAGATCCTGGCGGCCGGGTGCGGGGAGACGATCCGCCACACGGTGAGCTGCTCGTTCCCGCGCCGGCAGCGGGCGGGGAAGCCGCACTGCGGGGTCTGCTCGCAGTGCGTGGACCGCCGGTTCGCGGTCCTCGCGGCCGGGGCGGAGGCGTTCGACCCCGAGGACGGCTACCGGGTGCCGCTGGTGACCGGTGAGCGGGCCGGGGCCGCGCCGCGGACGATGTTGTCGGTGTACGTCCAGACGGCCACCCGGGTGGAGACCGAGACCCCGGTCGGGTTCTTCGGCCGGTACGGTGAGGCGGCCCGGTCGCTGCGGTACTTGGGCGCCAAGCCGGACGCGGCCGCGGTCGGGGTGCTCGAGCTGTACCGCGACCACGCCCGCGAGGTGACCCGGGTCGTGGACGCCGAAACCGCCCGCCACGCGGCCGCGCTCCGGCGCGGCGAGCTGCCGCCGAGTTGCTTGGTCCGGTTGGTCTGCGATGCGACCCAGGCGGGGAGCGATCGGGTTGCACCGGCCCCAGAACCCCCGGCCGGGGAGAACATGTTCCGCCGGTCGGGCCGCGCGTGGGAGGCTCGGTTTGCGGGCGGCCGCCGGTTCGTCGTACTCCGGTCCGTCGGGGCGACCTACCTGCACCACCTCCTGTCGCGGCCGGACGTGCCGATCCCGGCCGCCGAGCTCGTCTGCCTGGAGTCCGGAGAGGCCGGCCGGATCGGTTTGGGGGACGCCGGCGAGGTCCTCGACGACGAGGCCCGGCGGGCCTACCGGGACTGTCACCGCGAGCGGTACGAGGAGCTGGCCGGCGAGCGGGACGAGGCCCGGCGCAACAACGATTCCGGCCGCCTGGAGAAGGCCCAGCACGAGTTGGAGGCGCTCGCCGGGGAGCTGGTCACGGCCGGTGCGCTCGGCGGCCGAGTCCGGCGGGCGTGCGACGACCGTGATCGCCTCCGCAAGGCCGTCGGCAACGCCATCCGCCGCGTAGTGACCGAGATCGGCGACGACGACAAGGCCTTCGCCACGCACCTTTCCCCGCCCCGCCTCACCTGCGGGGCATCCCCCTGCTACCGCCCCGGGCAGCCCATCACCTGGGAACTCTGA